The window GAATCAATGAGGTTATGAGCAATAGAGCACACATCACAACGATTCCAGCACCGACAAATTCCTCCTCCTGTTCGCCTTCACTTACCCGTTTTGTAATTGCTCTGGAGAATCCCACCTTCCCCGCGAGGCTTGCCCACGTAATGATCGCCATCGCCAGCGCATATTGTCCAAGAACTTCAGCACCTAACACTCGAGCAAAATAAATTGTTGCAATAAAGCCCAGTAAAGACCCGACAACTTTCGCGATAAAATAAATAAGTGATGTCTGACCAAGTCGCATTTGTTATGTCACCGTAACCCGGTCGCAATGGGAAGGCTTGAGATAAATGGTGCAATGAACGCTCGAACTATATGCGTTTCCTCTTTCCACGAGATTGTGTGAATACAAACAGCACGTTGACTCTGAAAGAAATGTTCTCCGGTATGTCAACGCTAAGGGGAGGCTATCCAAAAGAAGGGAGACCATGCTGATACCGACTCCAGAGGGGTTATTAGCCATTTAGAAAGTTGCCAGAATCGATTACCGTTCGAAAGAATTATGGAGTAATGAGCAACAACTTACATAATGATTTGAATCACTTGCCAATTGTTGCTCAATCACTTATTAGAGATTTATTGAAAGAGTCATTTCTAACGATTGAACTCGCTTTTTCATTGGCAGCGGTGACCTTCGTCGGGTTCACATTCATAGCGTTCTATTATTCCGATATGAAAAGAGTTCGAAAAGCATACATTACGTACCTTCTTGTTGGGATAGTGATTGTCAGCATTGTCGGCGTTGAACTTCTCCCATTTGTGCATTTGCACAAGTTCATCGATTCGCCAGACCCGGTCGATAGTAACACTGAAGTCCGTCTTTTCGACGAAGATGGTAACGAAATCGTATACGACGCTCGAGCAAGCCCACCGCTTACTGAACCAATGACCGGACGTTTAGCAAGGTATTCATTAGAGAAAAACCCATCATCGAAAGGTGAATTCTTCGATCATTTGTTGTTAAATGCTTGTGAATTTAGAAATGAGGGTATTGAAACCGGAACCCGCTCTACAGTGGAAGGCTCGTTCCCCCCACACCATTTCGATTATAAGTGGAACACTGCCGAGTTAGCAAACTTTGGAGATATTGAAGGCATTGTCGTATACACTGTAACTATCGAATCGAGTTCCGACGGGAGAGAAGTCATCTCTCGAGAAGAAGAAAGGCAGTTTGAAAGATCGGTAGCGGAGGCAAGTGAGGAGGTGCAGGCTGCGTGTTCGTAAATTATTATGCAAATCCACGCTTCCACTCGAGCCTAAACGTCGCGGTTGCACGTCTCATATTGGGGATCACTTTACTCTGGAAAATTGTATCATACGACTGGAAGGCAATCAGTTCGTGGCCAGATGGCACACCAACAGCGGCACCCAATAAGACGATAGAGGCATTTCACGTATTTCACATCGAAATCCTCCACGATCAATTACACCTCCTCAGTTGGTTAGCAATCATCTTTCTGGTCTGTTTTATCATCGGTTATCAATTAAAGTGGTCGAGCTTTCTCAGTTCAATGATTGTCTTCTACCTTATGGCGAACGTGTATTTCTTCAACTCCGTTGGAGAGACCGAGACGGTATTTATTGTCATTTATTTCGTTCTGTTAATTGGATTGTACGATGAACATGATATGCTCACGATAGATGCCCTTCGTGAGGCCGGTGAAAACAAAAGGAGCCGTTTAGAGGGTTGGTACTCCGACGCTACCTCTCACACCTTTCCCCAGCTAAAATGGGCACTTGTCATCTTCTCAACACTCTACTTTATGCCTGGGCTAGCAAAACTACTGACCGGCCCAGGACATAAATGGGTACAACCGGAAACGTTAGCGCGGTTTATCACCCACCGAAGTGAATTCTATACTTCGACTGAAGTAGTCTTAGTCCCTTGGATAATGGAGTATGACATCTTCCTGTTTGGCATGGCATTCGGGACGATCTTCCTCCAAATTGGGTTTCTCCTCGCCGTTTTGCTTCGGCGCAATATCTCATTTTTCGCCCTCGGACTCATAGGAATGCACATTATGATCGCACTGACGATGCAGATACTGTTCATAATGAATATCATATTGATATTGTGTTTTGTAGACTGGGAACGGGCGTATCAGACGTTCAGGAACCACAAGGAACAAGAAAGGTACTTTGACCGGTTATGGTTCGGTTCCAGTGAGTACAGAGAATAACAACACAATCTAAAGACTCCAATAGAGATGGCAACAAATATAGCATACGGGCACTGTCTAGTTCTGCACCTCCTCGACGGGAGTTTGACCGTTTAGTGCCTGGTTCGGTCGATCGTGGTTATAGTGGTGTCTGAAGCGTCTGAGCCAGCGACGTGCGCTGGCTGGACTGCCCCGCCAGAACGAATGAAAGCGGTCGATCCGCATCGACACTGTCTGGAACCACTTTTCGATGTGGTTTCGCTCGATGTAGTCGAGCTGACCGCTCAACTTCCGACGAGCGAGGGAAGTCAGATAGCCACCAGCATCCACGAGAAACGCTGTGTCGTCGAGATCGTGTTTCTCCTCCAATCGGTGGAGAAAGGCCGCCGCGGGGTCGGTGCCGCGACGGCTGAACACGTCGATTTCGAGCAGGAGCTTCGATTTTGTGTCGATCGCGGCGTACAGCCACTTTTTCTCGCCGTCGACCTCGATCTGTTTCTCATCGACCGCGACCCGTGACGGCGCTGCCGTCGGCGGGTCGCTCTGAGCCTCCGACAGCGTGTGCGTCCAGTTCCAAATTGCGCCGTGAGAGCGGTCAATGCTGAGTAATTCGAGGACTGCAACGACCTCCCGAACCGACAGTCCCATCGAATGCAGCCGCACCCCAAACACCCTGACGGGTGTCGGGGTGCGCTCGTTCTCCCAAACCTCATCACAATCCACGTTCAAGGTTTCTCTGAGCAGGTCGGCGAGTTGCATGGATACTTCTCGTCACCACCTGCTCGTTCCTCAAACTCTCATCTAGACAGTGCCTCTCGGAGTTATTCATCGAATGGCTGATGCGTCTTGGTCAACCCAGATGTTTTTCGTGTCCGCTCTACTTTTAATGCTGTTTGCCCTCTATGCTGATCAGGATCAACTGTCGTACGATGGACTTCGTAATCGGTCTTCACGTGGAATAGATGCCCTGAACCGGCATCTCACAAAGCCGTTGACACCAAAGTATCGGGCGACGCCGCTGGCGGTGTTTCTTTTCGGACTAGCGGTCTTGTACTTCGGCTCAGGTGTAGCAAAGGTGGTGCTCGGTGGCCCAGAGTGGGTCTCAGCAACGAATTTGGGAAGGTACATAGAACACTTCTATCAGTTAGGCTACTC of the Natronosalvus vescus genome contains:
- a CDS encoding IS6 family transposase, with the protein product MQLADLLRETLNVDCDEVWENERTPTPVRVFGVRLHSMGLSVREVVAVLELLSIDRSHGAIWNWTHTLSEAQSDPPTAAPSRVAVDEKQIEVDGEKKWLYAAIDTKSKLLLEIDVFSRRGTDPAAAFLHRLEEKHDLDDTAFLVDAGGYLTSLARRKLSGQLDYIERNHIEKWFQTVSMRIDRFHSFWRGSPASARRWLRRFRHHYNHDRPNQALNGQTPVEEVQN